The following coding sequences lie in one Pseudomonas sp. SL4(2022) genomic window:
- a CDS encoding ATP-binding protein, with the protein MPKVKQNLELNSKKLSEVVKISRQFLRSVRLDADLDRDDALSGYVCQGTARALLENMARQITETSQRAFTWTGPYGGGKSSLALMLCSLVGTNKRLREKAKNILDLPLDSVVYKAFDAREEGWIVVPVVGKRASFVSELSNALAKAKGELPSKKKTHDIVGELISVAESHPQGVLVVIDELGKLLEAAAQDGDDIYIFQELAEAASRSNGKLVIVGILHQAFDAYASRLGRQSQDDWAKVQGRFIDIPLVSATDEVVELIGKAIVVSTSDHLVEARSQADVVAKSIKSRRPSAPQGIGAALVKCWPLHPITAALLGPISKRRFGQNERSTFGFLASREPLGFLEFLEGVSSSDNLTYGPAHYWDYLKANLEPAIMASPDGHRWAVACDAVERAEAKGEAIHVELTKVVALIEMFRNGSGIVPEEKVLFVSIPKASITDIHKTLGNLVNWKILIERKHLGAYGVYAGSDFDIEAAVNQARYEIGTYALSQVSALSDLQPILAKRLYQETGTMRWFSRQIMRLSEAAEHLKKLKPERNSVGVFLLCLPEVGQTGQAADAQAKKLSVEYSGSAFLFGVPANAEKIADLSLELAASERVMRTRPELEGDSVAKRELTGRVAAIKSSLEEELADAFSLSKWYHNGVTQSRAKVGSLSVMASTIAKDIFFKSPRILSELINREVLSSNSSKARKDLLYRMIAHSSEPNLGYQGHPADAGLYYTVLQTTGIHAERADCWAFGEPAADCKRDDINRLWWDTESYLLQAKRKVTLADLYGFWGAPPYGIRSGLMPVLALAFFLANRSALAMYIDDGFTPDITEAAIDEWLQDPKRIRFQFVEASKDKVKLVSAIAETVSVFSQNGAVVEPLDAARGLVSMVVNLPAWTRRTASVSQMAQDVRAMLLKANDPHKVIFADLPTVLGTQDSDDLISKLRHVTDELFSAYPAMLERVKEKLFSALDHSGRSIEELQRRAAGVKGITGDFLLDAFATRLETFSDDATSIEKIISLATSKPPAQWVDRDIDAALSQIGSWSIEIRKEEAMAPLHGRPASRRVIGVVFGAKHGLDATGSVDIAESDVVAVDNVVKRLLAMAQSENRDIVIAALAEAGALLMSQRVQEES; encoded by the coding sequence ATGCCAAAGGTTAAGCAGAATTTAGAGCTGAATAGTAAAAAATTGTCAGAGGTTGTCAAAATATCTAGACAGTTTCTTCGCTCTGTTCGCTTGGATGCGGATCTAGATCGTGATGATGCTTTGTCTGGGTACGTATGCCAGGGTACCGCGCGCGCTCTATTGGAAAATATGGCGCGTCAGATAACTGAAACAAGTCAAAGGGCGTTCACTTGGACCGGTCCATATGGCGGAGGGAAGTCCTCTCTTGCGCTTATGCTTTGCTCGCTAGTCGGAACTAATAAGAGACTTCGAGAGAAAGCAAAAAATATTTTAGATTTACCCTTAGATAGTGTTGTCTATAAAGCATTTGATGCGCGCGAAGAAGGTTGGATTGTAGTACCTGTCGTTGGAAAGAGAGCTAGTTTTGTTAGTGAGTTATCTAATGCGTTAGCTAAGGCGAAGGGAGAGTTGCCTTCTAAGAAAAAGACGCATGACATAGTTGGGGAGTTGATTTCTGTAGCGGAGTCGCATCCTCAGGGTGTTCTTGTGGTCATTGACGAGCTAGGGAAGTTGCTAGAGGCCGCCGCGCAAGACGGTGATGATATTTATATATTTCAAGAACTTGCTGAGGCCGCAAGTCGAAGTAATGGAAAACTTGTTATTGTAGGTATTTTGCATCAGGCTTTTGATGCATATGCCTCCCGGCTTGGGCGGCAGTCTCAGGATGATTGGGCAAAAGTCCAAGGGCGGTTTATCGATATTCCATTAGTTTCAGCAACCGATGAGGTTGTTGAGCTTATTGGTAAGGCTATTGTAGTTTCAACGTCGGATCATCTAGTTGAGGCTCGCTCTCAGGCAGATGTAGTTGCTAAGTCTATAAAGTCTAGAAGACCAAGTGCTCCTCAAGGAATCGGGGCTGCGCTGGTGAAGTGTTGGCCTTTGCATCCCATTACAGCTGCTTTATTAGGGCCTATATCTAAACGGCGCTTTGGTCAAAATGAGAGAAGTACGTTTGGGTTTTTAGCTTCAAGAGAGCCATTGGGCTTTCTTGAGTTTTTAGAGGGGGTTAGTAGTTCTGATAATCTGACGTACGGGCCGGCGCATTATTGGGACTACCTTAAGGCAAATCTAGAGCCTGCGATAATGGCCTCACCAGATGGTCATCGTTGGGCTGTTGCGTGTGATGCTGTAGAGCGAGCAGAGGCAAAAGGAGAGGCTATACATGTTGAGCTTACTAAAGTCGTAGCTCTAATTGAAATGTTCCGGAATGGGTCAGGGATTGTTCCGGAAGAAAAAGTGCTTTTTGTTTCTATACCCAAGGCGTCTATTACAGATATACACAAAACTCTCGGAAACTTGGTAAATTGGAAGATTTTAATTGAGCGAAAGCATCTAGGTGCATATGGAGTGTATGCGGGGAGTGATTTTGATATCGAGGCGGCGGTAAATCAAGCCAGATATGAAATAGGAACTTACGCGCTTTCCCAGGTTTCTGCATTAAGTGATTTGCAGCCAATACTTGCCAAGCGACTTTATCAAGAAACTGGAACAATGCGATGGTTTAGTCGACAGATAATGCGTTTATCTGAAGCGGCTGAGCACTTAAAGAAACTGAAGCCCGAAAGAAATAGTGTGGGTGTTTTTCTTCTGTGTCTGCCTGAGGTTGGGCAAACAGGCCAGGCTGCAGATGCGCAGGCAAAAAAACTTAGCGTAGAGTATAGCGGAAGTGCATTTCTGTTTGGTGTTCCTGCAAATGCAGAGAAGATTGCAGATCTAAGCCTCGAATTGGCAGCTTCTGAGCGGGTCATGCGTACGCGACCTGAGTTAGAGGGCGATTCTGTAGCTAAGCGCGAATTGACGGGCCGCGTAGCTGCAATTAAATCCTCTCTTGAAGAAGAGCTGGCTGACGCTTTTAGTTTATCGAAGTGGTATCACAATGGTGTAACGCAATCTAGAGCTAAAGTCGGTTCGCTCTCTGTAATGGCATCTACGATTGCAAAAGACATATTCTTCAAAAGTCCCCGAATATTGAGTGAGTTAATAAATCGAGAGGTTCTTTCGAGTAATTCAAGTAAGGCTCGTAAGGATCTTTTGTACAGGATGATTGCCCACTCCTCTGAGCCAAATTTAGGTTATCAAGGACATCCTGCTGATGCGGGTCTTTACTACACTGTTCTACAGACTACCGGTATACATGCAGAGAGAGCTGATTGTTGGGCATTTGGGGAGCCAGCGGCTGACTGTAAGCGTGACGACATAAATCGTTTGTGGTGGGATACCGAGTCTTATCTTTTACAGGCCAAGCGAAAGGTTACATTGGCTGATCTATATGGCTTTTGGGGGGCTCCACCATATGGTATCAGGTCTGGTCTTATGCCTGTTTTGGCCTTGGCCTTCTTTTTAGCTAATCGTTCTGCTCTCGCAATGTATATCGATGACGGGTTTACTCCAGATATCACTGAGGCAGCAATCGATGAATGGTTGCAAGACCCAAAAAGAATTAGGTTTCAGTTTGTCGAAGCATCTAAAGACAAAGTCAAACTTGTCTCTGCAATTGCTGAAACGGTCTCTGTTTTCTCTCAGAACGGAGCTGTTGTTGAGCCTTTAGATGCTGCTCGTGGTCTGGTAAGCATGGTAGTTAACTTACCTGCATGGACAAGACGAACAGCTTCAGTATCTCAAATGGCTCAAGATGTTAGAGCCATGCTTTTGAAGGCTAATGATCCGCACAAGGTTATTTTTGCAGACTTGCCTACAGTTCTTGGTACCCAAGACTCAGATGATCTTATATCTAAGCTGAGGCATGTAACTGACGAGCTATTTTCTGCCTATCCAGCTATGTTGGAGCGAGTTAAAGAAAAATTGTTTTCTGCGCTCGACCACTCGGGACGCAGTATTGAAGAGCTACAGCGGCGAGCAGCTGGGGTAAAAGGAATTACCGGTGATTTCCTACTTGATGCGTTCGCTACACGGCTAGAAACTTTTTCTGATGACGCGACAAGTATTGAAAAAATTATAAGCCTTGCAACCAGTAAGCCTCCTGCTCAATGGGTGGATCGTGACATTGATGCTGCTCTTTCGCAAATCGGCTCGTGGTCGATAGAGATAAGAAAAGAGGAAGCGATGGCACCGCTTCATGGTAGGCCTGCGTCGCGTAGAGTCATTGGCGTGGTATTTG
- a CDS encoding DUF4007 family protein: MIILSPNQRPQFSGHETFPLRQLWLRKAYDAVAYFRNLGLPAPKTVFSEDSAIARFGVGKNMVTSIRFWATACRIIEESDGGFVPTELADMLFDPESGLDPFAEQSATTWLMHWFLASNPEKTTTWYFIYNHVVQQVFKRESVVDALSGMISEHNLRISLATLKRDVECCIRSYVPRLGGDSPEEMSEPLLGELGLIQQNTKDSFEFRRGAKRSLPDGVFAYALLDYWENLGQSGSVMAFDRVAHDYGSPGRVFKLDEHAVADRLMGLEQLSKGQLMWTEQAGIRQVIRQGSALNDIKRAKNAFLKAAYAKG, encoded by the coding sequence ATGATCATATTAAGCCCTAACCAACGCCCCCAATTCTCGGGTCACGAGACCTTTCCCCTTCGTCAGCTTTGGCTACGCAAAGCCTATGATGCCGTTGCCTATTTTAGGAATCTAGGACTCCCTGCGCCTAAGACCGTATTTTCGGAAGACTCTGCCATAGCCCGATTCGGGGTAGGCAAAAATATGGTTACGTCCATTAGATTTTGGGCGACAGCGTGTCGCATTATCGAAGAGTCAGATGGCGGCTTTGTGCCAACTGAGTTAGCAGACATGCTATTTGACCCTGAAAGTGGTTTAGATCCATTCGCTGAGCAATCAGCCACAACATGGCTAATGCATTGGTTTCTCGCAAGCAATCCAGAAAAAACCACTACATGGTATTTCATTTATAACCATGTGGTACAGCAGGTGTTTAAGCGGGAAAGCGTTGTAGATGCTTTGTCCGGAATGATTTCTGAACATAATTTACGTATTTCACTTGCAACTCTGAAAAGGGATGTTGAGTGTTGTATTAGAAGTTATGTCCCAAGGCTTGGCGGGGATTCACCAGAGGAAATGAGTGAGCCGCTTCTTGGTGAGCTTGGTTTAATTCAGCAAAATACGAAAGATAGTTTTGAGTTTCGACGTGGAGCCAAACGCTCGTTACCCGATGGAGTATTCGCGTATGCCTTACTCGATTATTGGGAAAATTTGGGTCAGTCAGGGTCAGTCATGGCCTTTGATCGTGTCGCTCACGACTATGGCTCTCCTGGTCGAGTGTTCAAGTTGGACGAGCATGCCGTAGCTGATCGATTGATGGGGCTAGAGCAGCTAAGTAAAGGGCAGCTGATGTGGACAGAACAAGCTGGTATCCGGCAGGTTATTCGCCAAGGTAGTGCCTTAAACGACATTAAAAGAGCTAAGAACGCATTTTTGAAGGCCGCCTATGCCAAAGGTTAA
- a CDS encoding MFS transporter, translated as MSLKNLLVLAVALLMFPQIAQTLYSPALSDIGQVFAVSPQTAGQVLSVYFLAFALGVVVWGRLCDRFGRRPIMLSGLALYGGASCLALSVSTFGGLLIAQILAAFGAAVGSVVTQTVLRDRFSGAELAQVFSVMGIALAASPAIGLYTGASLVHYFGYRGMLTCLLLLALALWVWCLWVLPETRPATLPTAPLFGTLRLMLKDWALLRSVGLVAVFNIALFSYYSLGPFIFERLGLSAEQFGYSGVLLALGSGLGAWLNKGLLKRGVNSEQLVLAAGAVALLGSILVIVLQDRWLFVLPMLLMVVAFGMAIPNVLGAALIAYRDRLGTAGALFGLLYYVVIGAGLTLAAWGQALGLTLLVCALTALLLGFTRPSTAIKN; from the coding sequence ATGAGTCTGAAAAATCTACTGGTGCTGGCGGTGGCGTTGCTGATGTTTCCGCAAATTGCCCAAACGCTCTACAGCCCCGCACTCTCGGATATCGGCCAAGTATTTGCTGTGAGTCCCCAAACAGCGGGGCAAGTTCTTTCCGTGTATTTTCTCGCATTCGCCCTGGGCGTGGTGGTATGGGGGCGGTTGTGCGACCGCTTTGGACGGCGTCCGATAATGTTGTCGGGGCTTGCCCTATACGGCGGGGCTTCCTGCCTTGCATTGAGCGTCAGCACCTTTGGTGGGTTGCTCATAGCTCAGATATTGGCCGCTTTCGGTGCGGCAGTGGGGTCGGTGGTGACGCAAACGGTTCTGCGTGATCGCTTCAGCGGCGCTGAACTGGCCCAGGTGTTTTCGGTAATGGGCATTGCCCTGGCGGCTAGCCCTGCGATTGGCTTATACACTGGGGCAAGCCTGGTTCACTACTTTGGCTATCGCGGCATGCTCACCTGCCTGCTGTTGCTAGCGCTGGCGTTGTGGGTTTGGTGCCTCTGGGTCTTGCCTGAAACCCGTCCAGCCACGCTACCTACTGCGCCTTTGTTTGGCACTCTGCGCCTGATGCTCAAGGACTGGGCATTGTTGCGCTCGGTCGGGTTGGTGGCAGTATTTAACATTGCGCTGTTCAGTTATTACAGCCTTGGACCGTTCATCTTCGAGCGGCTGGGTTTGTCCGCCGAACAGTTCGGCTACAGTGGTGTTTTACTGGCGCTGGGGTCTGGGTTGGGGGCGTGGCTGAACAAAGGGTTGCTCAAGCGCGGAGTGAACAGTGAACAACTGGTCCTAGCTGCTGGTGCCGTGGCGTTGTTGGGCAGCATTCTGGTTATAGTGCTGCAGGACCGCTGGTTGTTCGTTCTGCCGATGTTGTTGATGGTGGTGGCTTTCGGCATGGCTATTCCCAATGTGCTCGGGGCGGCGCTGATTGCTTATCGCGACCGCCTTGGCACAGCAGGCGCACTGTTTGGCTTGTTGTATTACGTGGTGATCGGCGCCGGCTTGACTCTGGCTGCCTGGGGGCAGGCGCTGGGCCTTACACTGTTGGTCTGTGCCTTGACGGCGTTATTGCTAGGGTTTACACGCCCGTCAACGGCTATCAAAAATTGA
- a CDS encoding AraC family transcriptional regulator, with amino-acid sequence MAWLAADADFDPDTFKCPVIGIGALLGDHDSGIHQHQRGQLLFTQQGCTRISLAHQLCLLPPTRAAWIPSGVPHRAVMQQAVDYRSVYLCPMLAKQLPAQVRVIEVSGLLRAVLEAMAMAPFDTDWDQGKYAHLLGLCLSEINEAREQPTRLPLPRDKRLAPLLNNLEQLPPELQELQQQVGASGKTIGRIFLRETGMGYQQWRQQWRLIRAIELLATGRSIAYCAFELGFASDSVLIAFFKAMTGTTPRGYFK; translated from the coding sequence ATGGCCTGGCTAGCTGCCGATGCGGATTTCGACCCAGACACGTTCAAGTGTCCGGTCATAGGTATCGGCGCCCTGCTTGGCGATCATGATTCAGGGATTCACCAACACCAACGCGGCCAGTTACTGTTTACCCAACAGGGTTGCACACGCATCAGCCTGGCCCACCAGCTGTGCCTGTTACCTCCGACTCGGGCAGCGTGGATCCCTAGCGGAGTGCCACACCGTGCGGTGATGCAACAGGCCGTCGACTACCGTTCGGTGTATTTGTGCCCGATGCTGGCCAAGCAGTTGCCGGCCCAAGTACGGGTAATAGAAGTCAGCGGATTGCTCCGGGCGGTGTTGGAAGCCATGGCAATGGCCCCTTTCGACACCGATTGGGATCAAGGTAAATATGCGCATTTACTGGGGCTCTGCCTCAGCGAGATCAACGAGGCCCGCGAACAACCGACACGTCTGCCACTGCCCAGAGACAAGCGCTTGGCGCCGTTACTGAATAACCTCGAACAACTGCCCCCTGAGCTGCAAGAGCTGCAACAACAGGTGGGCGCCAGCGGCAAAACCATCGGCCGCATTTTTCTACGGGAAACCGGCATGGGTTACCAACAATGGCGCCAACAATGGCGGCTGATACGCGCCATTGAGCTGCTCGCTACCGGACGCAGCATTGCCTACTGCGCCTTTGAGCTGGGTTTCGCAAGCGACAGTGTGTTAATCGCCTTCTTCAAGGCCATGACCGGCACCACGCCACGGGGTTACTTCAAGTAA
- a CDS encoding polyprenyl synthetase family protein, giving the protein MQPQAFYRVVADDFTAVDGIIRAQLVSRVPLVEKIGDYIISAGGKRLRPLLVLLSGKALGVEGDNLRLLAATIEFLHTATLLHDDVVDMSDMRRGRSTANAQWGNAPSVLVGDFLYSRSFEMMVELGSMPVMQILSKATRVIAEGEVLQLSKIRDASTTEETYMDVIRGKTAMLFEASTHSAAALAGANAQQTEALRTFGDHLGVAFQLVDDLLDYRGDASTLGKNVGDDLAEGKPTLPLIYTMREGTPEQAALVRQAIQKGGIEDLESIRNAVEAAGALDYTAQLARNYVERAVACLDVLPASAYRDALVELSRFAVARTH; this is encoded by the coding sequence ATGCAACCCCAGGCTTTCTATCGCGTGGTGGCGGATGACTTCACCGCTGTCGACGGTATCATCCGCGCCCAGTTGGTGTCGCGCGTACCGCTGGTAGAAAAGATCGGCGACTATATTATCTCCGCAGGTGGCAAACGCCTGCGTCCATTGCTGGTTTTGCTCAGTGGTAAAGCTCTGGGGGTTGAAGGTGACAACCTGCGCCTGCTGGCCGCCACTATTGAGTTTTTGCACACCGCCACCTTGCTGCACGACGATGTAGTCGACATGTCCGACATGCGCCGTGGCCGCAGCACAGCCAACGCTCAGTGGGGCAATGCACCGAGCGTACTGGTCGGCGACTTTCTGTATTCGCGCTCGTTTGAAATGATGGTCGAGTTGGGCTCCATGCCCGTGATGCAGATCCTCTCGAAAGCCACTCGTGTAATTGCCGAGGGCGAAGTGCTGCAGTTGTCGAAGATTCGCGACGCCAGCACCACCGAAGAAACTTATATGGACGTCATCCGTGGCAAGACGGCCATGCTCTTCGAGGCCTCGACCCATAGCGCTGCTGCCCTTGCCGGTGCTAACGCGCAGCAGACCGAAGCCTTGCGTACTTTCGGCGATCACCTGGGCGTAGCCTTCCAGTTGGTCGATGACCTGCTCGACTACCGTGGTGACGCCAGCACCCTGGGCAAGAACGTTGGCGACGATCTGGCCGAGGGCAAGCCGACGCTGCCGCTGATTTACACCATGCGCGAAGGCACGCCCGAGCAGGCGGCGCTGGTACGCCAGGCAATCCAGAAAGGCGGCATCGAGGACCTGGAAAGCATTCGCAATGCCGTTGAAGCCGCCGGCGCGCTGGACTACACCGCCCAACTGGCCCGAAATTATGTTGAGCGCGCAGTCGCTTGCCTGGATGTTTTGCCCGCCAGTGCATACCGCGACGCGCTGGTCGAACTCAGCCGCTTTGCCGTCGCCCGCACGCACTAA
- the rplU gene encoding 50S ribosomal protein L21, whose product MYAVIVTGGKQYKVTEGEFLKVEKLELATGAAVTFDRVLLVGNGDDVKIGAPVVEGAKVVAEVIAQGRHDKVTIIKFRRRKHHMKRQGHRQWYTEIKITGIQA is encoded by the coding sequence ATGTACGCAGTAATTGTTACTGGTGGCAAGCAATACAAAGTCACCGAAGGCGAATTCCTCAAGGTCGAAAAACTCGAGCTGGCCACTGGCGCAGCCGTGACGTTTGACCGTGTTCTGCTGGTCGGCAATGGCGACGACGTTAAAATCGGCGCGCCGGTTGTTGAAGGTGCCAAGGTTGTTGCTGAAGTGATCGCTCAAGGTCGTCACGACAAGGTCACCATCATCAAGTTCCGCCGTCGTAAGCACCACATGAAGCGCCAGGGCCACCGTCAGTGGTACACCGAGATCAAAATCACCGGTATCCAGGCCTGA
- the rpmA gene encoding 50S ribosomal protein L27: protein MAHKKAGGSTRNGRDSEAKRLGVKMYGGQAIKAGNIIVRQRGTQFHAGYGVGMGKDHTLFAKIEGVIKFEVKGEFNRRYVSVVAA, encoded by the coding sequence ATGGCACACAAAAAAGCTGGCGGTAGTACCCGCAACGGTCGCGACTCAGAAGCCAAACGACTTGGCGTGAAGATGTATGGCGGCCAGGCTATCAAAGCAGGCAACATCATCGTGCGTCAGCGCGGCACCCAATTCCACGCTGGTTACGGCGTTGGCATGGGTAAAGATCACACCCTCTTCGCGAAAATCGAAGGCGTGATCAAGTTTGAAGTAAAGGGCGAGTTCAATCGCCGTTACGTGAGCGTCGTTGCGGCTTAA
- the cgtA gene encoding Obg family GTPase CgtA, with protein MKFVDEVSIYVKAGDGGNGMMAFRREKFIEKGGPNGGDGGDGGSVYIEAVENFNTLVDYRYTRRFQAQNGEKGGSTDCTGAKGEDLILPVPIGTTVIDASTQEVIGDLTRAGQRLLVAQGGWHGLGNTRFKSSTNRAPRQTTPGKPGEARDLKLELKVLADVGLLGLPNAGKSTFIRSVSAAKPKVADYPFTTLVPNLGVVSVDRYKNFVIADIPGLIEGASDGAGLGIRFLKHLSRTRLLLHLVDMAPLDLTDPAESAATIIAELTKFSPALAERERWLVLNKADQILDEEQEARIAEIVARIEWMGPVYVISALARQGTEKLCYDIMDFLEARAERIQENPEYAAELAELDTRIEDEARAQLQALDDKRALRRSGVRAVDDVEEDDSFWDEEDADDGPEIIYVRD; from the coding sequence ATGAAATTCGTCGATGAAGTATCGATTTATGTAAAGGCTGGCGACGGCGGTAACGGCATGATGGCTTTTCGGCGGGAAAAGTTCATCGAGAAAGGTGGCCCTAACGGCGGGGATGGTGGCGACGGTGGCTCGGTGTACATCGAGGCTGTCGAGAACTTCAATACCTTGGTCGATTACCGCTATACCCGTCGCTTCCAGGCGCAGAATGGCGAGAAGGGCGGCAGCACCGACTGCACGGGCGCCAAGGGTGAGGACCTGATCCTGCCGGTGCCGATTGGCACTACGGTGATTGATGCCAGTACCCAGGAAGTGATTGGCGACCTGACTCGCGCCGGCCAGCGCCTGCTGGTGGCGCAGGGTGGTTGGCACGGCCTGGGCAATACCCGCTTCAAGTCCAGTACCAACCGAGCGCCGCGGCAAACCACGCCAGGCAAACCGGGCGAGGCACGTGATCTCAAGCTGGAGTTGAAGGTGCTGGCCGATGTCGGCCTGCTGGGTCTGCCAAATGCCGGCAAGAGCACCTTTATCCGCTCGGTCTCGGCGGCCAAGCCGAAAGTGGCGGACTACCCATTCACCACTCTGGTGCCGAACCTGGGTGTGGTCAGCGTGGATCGCTACAAGAACTTTGTCATCGCTGACATTCCGGGGCTGATTGAAGGGGCATCCGATGGCGCAGGGCTGGGGATTCGTTTCCTCAAGCATCTGTCGCGTACGCGTTTGCTGCTGCATCTGGTCGACATGGCGCCATTGGACCTGACCGATCCGGCCGAGTCGGCAGCCACCATTATCGCCGAGCTGACCAAGTTCAGCCCGGCACTGGCCGAGCGTGAGCGCTGGCTGGTGCTGAACAAGGCTGACCAGATCCTCGATGAAGAGCAGGAAGCACGGATTGCAGAAATCGTTGCGCGCATCGAGTGGATGGGGCCGGTTTATGTTATTTCCGCCCTCGCCCGCCAGGGCACTGAAAAGCTCTGTTATGACATCATGGACTTCCTTGAGGCGCGTGCTGAGCGCATCCAGGAAAACCCGGAATACGCTGCTGAACTGGCCGAACTGGACACGCGCATCGAAGACGAAGCGCGCGCTCAGTTGCAGGCGCTGGATGACAAGCGCGCGCTGCGTCGATCGGGTGTGCGTGCAGTGGATGACGTCGAGGAAGATGACAGCTTCTGGGATGAAGAAGATGCCGATGACGGCCCGGAAATCATTTACGTCCGGGATTAA
- the proB gene encoding glutamate 5-kinase yields the protein MRDKVTGAQRWVVKIGSALLTADGRGLDRAAMAVWVKQMVALREQGVELVLVSSGAVAAGMSKLGWSARPSAMHELQAAAAIGQMVLVQAWESSFAEHGRRTAQILLTHDDLSDRKRYLNARSTLRTLVDLDVVPVINENDTVVTDEIRFGDNDTLAALVANLVEADLLVILTDRDGMYNADPRHNPDAELIFEARADDPALDAVAGGVGGALGRGGMQTKLRAARLAARSGAHTVIVGGAIEQVLARLKAGERLGTLLAPERGMLAARKQWLAGHLQTRGTLVLDEGAVQALATGTKSLLPVGVKTVQGSFRRGEMVVCVAADGREIARGLANYSALEAQKIIGQPSDAIEKLLGYVDEPELVHRDNLILV from the coding sequence ATGCGTGACAAGGTAACCGGCGCACAGCGCTGGGTGGTGAAGATTGGCAGTGCGTTGCTGACGGCCGATGGCCGTGGTCTGGACCGTGCAGCCATGGCGGTATGGGTCAAGCAGATGGTCGCGCTACGTGAGCAGGGCGTCGAGTTGGTGTTGGTGTCCTCCGGCGCAGTGGCGGCGGGAATGAGCAAGCTGGGCTGGAGCGCACGACCGAGCGCCATGCATGAGCTACAGGCTGCGGCGGCGATCGGCCAGATGGTCCTGGTTCAGGCTTGGGAATCGAGCTTTGCCGAACACGGCCGGCGCACAGCGCAGATTCTATTGACCCACGACGACCTTTCAGACCGCAAACGCTACCTGAATGCACGCAGCACCTTGCGCACGCTGGTCGATCTGGATGTGGTGCCGGTGATCAACGAAAACGACACCGTGGTCACCGATGAGATCCGCTTTGGCGACAACGACACGCTGGCTGCATTGGTGGCCAACCTGGTCGAGGCTGACCTGCTGGTAATCCTTACCGACCGCGACGGCATGTATAACGCCGACCCACGGCACAACCCCGATGCTGAGCTGATTTTTGAAGCGCGCGCCGATGACCCGGCACTGGATGCTGTCGCCGGCGGTGTCGGCGGTGCGCTGGGGCGTGGCGGCATGCAGACCAAACTCCGCGCAGCACGCCTGGCAGCACGCTCTGGTGCGCACACAGTGATCGTGGGTGGCGCTATTGAGCAGGTGCTGGCGCGACTCAAGGCCGGCGAGCGCCTGGGCACGCTGCTGGCACCTGAACGCGGCATGCTCGCCGCGCGCAAACAGTGGCTGGCCGGCCATCTGCAGACCCGCGGCACCCTGGTGCTCGACGAGGGAGCCGTGCAGGCACTGGCAACCGGTACCAAGAGCCTGCTGCCGGTTGGCGTGAAAACCGTGCAGGGCAGTTTCCGGCGTGGCGAGATGGTGGTGTGCGTAGCCGCGGATGGTCGTGAGATTGCACGCGGTCTGGCCAACTACAGTGCGCTTGAGGCGCAGAAGATCATTGGCCAGCCATCCGATGCCATCGAGAAGCTGCTGGGGTATGTTGACGAACCCGAGTTGGTGCATCGGGATAATTTGATCCTGGTTTGA
- a CDS encoding CreA family protein — translation MRVLKGLLSALMLLPGLAAAEQIGEVSTVFKIMGPNDKIVVEAFDDPKVAGVTCYLSRAKTGGVKGGLGLAEDRAEASIACRQVGPISFLDKLKDGEEVFRERTSLVFKTMQVVRFFDQKRNTLVYLVYSDRVIEGSPQNAVTAIPILPWPKQP, via the coding sequence ATGCGAGTGCTGAAGGGATTGCTGAGTGCGCTGATGCTGCTGCCTGGGTTGGCCGCGGCTGAACAGATTGGTGAAGTGTCGACGGTGTTCAAAATCATGGGGCCGAACGACAAGATTGTCGTCGAGGCGTTCGATGACCCGAAGGTGGCAGGCGTGACTTGCTACCTGTCGCGGGCCAAGACCGGCGGCGTCAAAGGGGGGCTGGGCTTGGCCGAAGACCGCGCCGAGGCTTCAATCGCCTGTCGCCAAGTAGGGCCGATCAGCTTTCTGGATAAGCTCAAGGACGGCGAAGAAGTATTCCGTGAACGCACCTCGCTGGTATTCAAGACCATGCAGGTGGTGCGGTTCTTCGACCAGAAACGCAACACCCTGGTCTACCTGGTTTACAGTGACCGGGTGATCGAAGGCAGCCCGCAGAATGCGGTGACTGCCATTCCGATTCTGCCCTGGCCAAAGCAGCCCTGA